A window from Danio aesculapii chromosome 6, fDanAes4.1, whole genome shotgun sequence encodes these proteins:
- the gpr34a gene encoding probable G-protein coupled receptor 34a encodes MSSTESLQSSSSLWSNRSVWSNRSCPLEEEALRLPLAVLYSLIFLFGLLGNLLALWVFLFLHRRRNSVRVFLINVALADLVLLACLPFRVLYHARGNVWTLGPRMCRVVGNLFYMNMYVSITLLGLISLDRYLKIMGSHRGRRWLRGHSWSLVTCGLLWGLSMLMAVPMMALAEGNEEPGKCYQYKQRKHARGKAYFNLLMVAVFWLVFVVLLVSYGQIARRLLRASQDKPNLPNAARYARTARKSFVVPLLFTVCFVPYHAFRGFYVASQLQDISCETRRLMDRTNEAVLLLSALNSCLDPVMYFLLSGSVRRATLQALAQCLRLHAEPPATNSSTTELRRTSVSHTSTAAVLDTSRCWTLRSQHTDLHPEPCAHRTGLTD; translated from the coding sequence ATGAGCTCCACAGAGAGTCTCCAGAGCTCCAGCTCGCTGTGGAGCAACCGCTCAGTGTGGAGCAACCGCTCGTGCCCGCTGGAGGAGGAGGCGCTGCGGCTCCCGCTGGCGGTGCTGTACTCCCTCATCTTCCTGTTCGGGCTGCTGGGAAACCTGCTGGCGCTGTGGGTCTTCCTGTTCCTGCACCGGCGCAGAAACTCCGTCCGCGTGTTCCTGATCAACGTGGCGCTGGCGGACCTGGTGCTGCTGGCCTGTCTGCCGTTCCGGGTGCTGTACCACGCCCGGGGCAACGTGTGGACGCTGGGGCCGCGCATGTGCAGGGTGGTGGGAAACCTCTTCTACATGAACATGTACGTCAGCATCACGCTGCTGGGCCTCATCAGCCTGGACCGATACCTGAAGATCATGGGCTCCCACAGGGGCCGGCGCTGGCTCCGGGGCCACAGCTGGAGCCTGGTGACCTGCGGGCTGCTGTGGGGTCTGTCGATGCTGATGGCGGTGCCCATGATGGCGCTGGCGGAGGGGAACGAGGAGCCGGGGAAGTGTTACCAGTATAAGCAGAGGAAGCACGCGCGCGGGAAGGCCTACTTTAACCTGCTGATGGTGGCCGTGTTCTGGCTGGTGTTCGTGGTGCTGTTAGTGTCATACGGACAGATCGCTCGCCGTCTGCTGCGCGCCTCGCAGGATAAACCAAACCTCCCCAACGCCGCCCGCTACGCCCGCACCGCTAGGAAATCGTTCGTGGTTCCGCTGCTGTTCACGGTGTGTTTCGTCCCCTATCACGCCTTCAGAGGGTTCTACGTGGCGTCTCAGTTGCAGGACATCAGCTGTGAGACGCGGCGGCTCATGGACCGCACTAATGAAGCCGTGCTGCTGCTGTCGGCCCTCAACAGCTGCCTGGACCCCGTCATGTACTTCCTGCTGTCGGGCTCGGTGCGGCGGGCCACCCTGCAGGCGCTCGCTCAGTGTCTGCGTCTGCATGCGGAGCCGCCGGCCACCAACAGCTCCACCACAGAGCTGCGCAGGACCTCAGTGTCTCACACCTCCACCGCCGCGGTGCTGGACACATCCAGGTGCTGGACACTGCGGAGTCAACACACCGACCTGCACCCAGAGCCCTGTGCGCACAGAACGGGTCTGACTGACTGA